DNA from Candidatus Saccharibacteria bacterium:
GACCTGCAAAGCATGTACTAAATCTCGACTAATATTAACCGATCCAGCTGGTATCACTCTAGTCCATACAGGATGCCCTTCGTCATAGATTACTAGTCCCGTAGTCTCAGCTCCAAAATCTAACACAATCACACCCATCTCTCTTTGCTGCTTACTACTGACTGCTTCAGCACTGGCTAAAATACTAGGCTGATAAGCAAGGGGGCTAATATCAAGACGCTGCAAAACATTGTCAATTTGTCTAATTGTCGGAGTACCTGCAATAATCACATGCATACTACTCTCTAATTTAACCCCATTCATACCTAATGGATCAATAATACCCCCTTGTCCATCGATCAAATAATTTTGAGGAATAATTTCTAAGATTTGTTGGTTAGAGTTTAACCTCATCGCTGCTGCTGCTTTTTGTAACCTATCTAGATCTTCGAGCTTGATAATTCGATCATCACTGACTATAGCTACTGTTG
Protein-coding regions in this window:
- the ftsA gene encoding cell division protein FtsA, which codes for TVAIVSDDRIIKLEDLDRLQKAAAAMRLNSNQQILEIIPQNYLIDGQGGIIDPLGMNGVKLESSMHVIIAGTPTIRQIDNVLQRLDISPLAYQPSILASAEAVSSKQQREMGVIVLDFGAETTGLVIYDEGHPVWTRVIPAGSVNISRDLVHALQVNLDIAEKLKLDYQDIVKNPGSEIDLNSYGLDRRVERQLVIDVVSSRVEEIFSLVSEEIRLSRMTSQLSGGAILTGGGSGLYGIDELARRCIKLPVKISGPENIVGIVDQVNDPSMSSGIGVTLKGVDLEDYHQGGVNSLIGSAMDSLSGIFKSFWR